In one window of Agrobacterium larrymoorei DNA:
- the dnaA gene encoding chromosomal replication initiator protein DnaA, with amino-acid sequence MKHDALFERFSARLKAQVGPEVYASWFARLKLHSVSKSVVRFTVPTTFLKSWINNRYIDLITTLVQSEDADVLKVEILVRSASRPVRAAQTEERVQPQQDMGMSAQRAKPFIPPQPVAASSLAGSAAASAPAPRHSGSGPLFGSPLDIRFTFDTFVEGSSNRVALAAAKTIAEAGAGAVRFNPLFIHAGVGLGKTHLLQAIANAAIDSPRNPRVVYLTAEYFMWRFATAIRDNDALTLKDTLRNIDLLIIDDMQFLQGKMIQHEFCHLLNMLLDSAKQVVVAADRAPWELESLDPRVRSRLQGGMAIEIEGPDYEMRYEMLKQRIETARQEDPSFEIAEDIVSHVARSVTASGRELEGAFNQLIFRRSFEPNLSVERVDELLSHLVGTGEAKRVRIEDIQRIVARHYNVSRQELVSNRRTRVIVKPRQVAMYLAKMLTPRSFPEIGRRFGGRDHTTVLHAVRKIEELISGDTKLGHEVELLKRLINENNA; translated from the coding sequence ATGAAGCACGACGCGCTGTTTGAACGTTTTAGCGCGCGGCTCAAGGCTCAGGTTGGTCCAGAGGTTTACGCAAGCTGGTTTGCCCGGCTGAAACTCCATTCGGTATCGAAGAGCGTCGTTCGCTTTACGGTTCCGACGACATTTCTGAAATCCTGGATCAACAACCGTTACATCGATCTCATCACGACGCTGGTGCAGAGCGAAGATGCAGACGTGTTGAAGGTCGAAATCCTTGTTCGTTCGGCCAGCCGCCCGGTGCGTGCAGCGCAGACGGAAGAGCGCGTTCAACCGCAGCAGGACATGGGCATGAGCGCACAGCGCGCGAAGCCCTTCATTCCGCCGCAGCCCGTTGCTGCTTCCAGCCTTGCTGGCAGTGCCGCGGCATCCGCGCCAGCGCCGCGCCATTCGGGTTCCGGCCCGCTTTTCGGCTCTCCGCTCGACATCCGCTTCACTTTCGATACCTTCGTTGAAGGGTCTTCGAACCGTGTTGCCCTGGCTGCCGCCAAGACGATTGCGGAAGCCGGTGCCGGTGCCGTGCGCTTCAACCCGCTCTTCATTCATGCGGGTGTAGGCCTTGGCAAGACGCATCTTCTTCAGGCCATCGCGAATGCCGCCATCGACAGCCCGCGCAATCCGCGCGTGGTCTATCTGACGGCTGAATATTTCATGTGGCGTTTCGCCACCGCGATCCGCGACAATGATGCGCTGACGCTGAAGGATACGCTGCGCAATATCGATCTGCTGATCATCGACGATATGCAGTTCCTGCAGGGCAAGATGATCCAGCACGAATTCTGCCATCTCCTGAACATGCTGCTCGACAGCGCCAAGCAGGTCGTGGTTGCTGCGGACCGTGCGCCCTGGGAGCTGGAATCGCTCGATCCACGCGTTCGTTCGCGTCTTCAGGGCGGCATGGCCATCGAGATCGAAGGCCCGGATTACGAGATGCGTTACGAGATGCTGAAGCAGCGTATCGAAACCGCCCGTCAGGAAGATCCGTCTTTCGAAATCGCCGAAGACATCGTTTCGCATGTTGCGCGCAGCGTAACGGCAAGCGGTCGCGAATTGGAAGGCGCCTTCAACCAGCTGATCTTCCGCCGCTCCTTCGAGCCGAACCTGTCTGTCGAGCGTGTGGATGAGCTGCTGTCGCATCTCGTCGGCACGGGCGAAGCCAAGCGCGTGCGCATCGAGGACATCCAGCGTATCGTCGCGCGGCATTATAATGTCTCGCGTCAGGAACTGGTCTCCAACCGCCGTACCCGTGTCATCGTCAAGCCGCGCCAGGTTGCCATGTATCTCGCCAAGATGCTGACGCCGCGTTCCTTCCCGGAAATCGGACGCCGCTTCGGCGGTCGCGACCACACAACGGTCCTCCATGCCGTTCGCAAGATCGAAGAACTGATCTCCGGCGACACGAAGCTCGGCCACGAGGTGGAACTTCTCAAGCGCCTGATCAACGAAAACAACGCGTAA
- a CDS encoding metalloregulator ArsR/SmtB family transcription factor — MQLIFEALSSPIRRKILAYVAHQEMNAGDIAARFDMSKPSISQHLQLLEHAGLVASEKRGKYVYYRQMPDTLASTLTGFVQEICPIGGPLRRESAQNAKDASVKEMQVESGTKGA; from the coding sequence ATACAGCTGATATTCGAAGCCCTGTCTTCGCCCATACGCCGAAAAATCCTGGCCTATGTCGCCCATCAAGAGATGAATGCGGGGGATATAGCCGCACGCTTCGATATGTCGAAGCCGTCTATTTCGCAGCATCTTCAATTGCTTGAGCATGCCGGGCTTGTGGCGTCTGAGAAGCGCGGAAAATATGTCTACTATCGGCAGATGCCGGATACGCTTGCAAGCACGCTGACCGGTTTTGTCCAGGAAATTTGTCCGATCGGCGGACCGCTTCGCCGCGAAAGCGCGCAGAACGCTAAAGACGCATCCGTAAAAGAGATGCAGGTCGAGTCAGGCACCAAGGGCGCCTGA
- the upp gene encoding uracil phosphoribosyltransferase, with protein sequence MDGVTVINHPLVQHKLTIMRKKETSTASFRRLLREISTLLCYEVTRDLDLTMSTIETPMQTIEAPVLEGKKLVFASILRAGNGLLEGMLELVPSARVSHIGVYRDHDTLEAVEYYFKAPESLDARLIIVVDPMLATGNSSIAAVEKLKERGAKNIRFLCLLAAPEGIKNFHEAHPDVPIYTASIDSHLNEQGYIMPGLGDAGDRMYGTK encoded by the coding sequence ATGGACGGCGTCACAGTCATCAATCACCCGCTCGTGCAGCACAAGCTCACCATCATGCGCAAGAAGGAAACATCGACGGCAAGCTTCCGCCGGCTTCTGCGCGAGATTTCCACGCTGCTCTGCTATGAGGTGACGCGCGATCTAGACCTGACGATGTCGACCATCGAAACGCCGATGCAGACCATCGAAGCACCGGTGCTGGAAGGCAAGAAGCTGGTTTTCGCATCCATCCTTCGCGCCGGTAACGGCCTGCTGGAAGGCATGCTGGAACTCGTTCCGTCCGCGCGCGTCTCGCATATCGGCGTCTACCGCGATCACGATACGCTGGAAGCCGTCGAATATTACTTCAAGGCCCCGGAAAGCCTCGATGCCCGCCTGATCATCGTCGTGGATCCGATGCTGGCAACCGGCAACTCCTCCATCGCCGCCGTGGAAAAACTGAAAGAGCGCGGCGCAAAAAACATCCGCTTCCTCTGCCTGCTGGCCGCACCCGAAGGCATCAAGAACTTTCACGAAGCACACCCGGATGTCCCGATCTACACGGCTTCCATCGACAGCCATCTCAACGAACAGGGCTACATTATGCCCGGTCTCGGGGATGCTGGCGACCGTATGTACGGAACGAAGTAA
- a CDS encoding adenosine deaminase, with amino-acid sequence MTSHLLKAEIHCHLEGAAPPSLVLEQARKYNVDTSEFLRNGAYVWTDFAEFIRCYDDVAQVFKTEEDYALLAETYLTELAGENTIYSELIISPDHGDRIGLGADAYLSGITEGIRRARGKTGIETRIIVTGERHFGPESVIAAAEYAARVKHPLITGFNMAGEERMGRVADYARAFDIARDAGLGLTIHAGEVCGAFSVADALDLVKPQRIGHGVRAIEDADLVKRLAELGTVLEVCPGSNIALNVYPDFDSHPLKRLRDAGVRVCISSDDPPFFATSLAQEYEIARHAFGFTDAEINAMTRTALEAVFVDEVTRQTLLARFDASTRVSA; translated from the coding sequence GTGACGTCTCATCTTCTGAAAGCGGAAATTCATTGCCATCTGGAAGGCGCAGCCCCGCCATCGCTCGTGCTCGAACAGGCGCGCAAATACAATGTCGATACCAGCGAATTCCTGCGTAACGGCGCTTACGTCTGGACCGATTTCGCCGAATTCATCCGCTGCTATGATGACGTCGCGCAGGTGTTCAAGACGGAAGAAGACTACGCGCTTCTGGCTGAGACCTACCTCACCGAACTGGCTGGCGAGAACACCATTTACAGCGAGCTCATCATCTCGCCGGATCACGGCGACCGCATCGGCCTCGGTGCCGACGCCTATCTGTCAGGCATCACCGAGGGCATTCGGAGGGCCAGGGGAAAGACCGGAATCGAAACCCGCATCATCGTCACGGGCGAGCGGCATTTCGGCCCGGAAAGCGTCATCGCTGCTGCGGAATATGCCGCCCGCGTCAAACACCCGCTGATCACCGGCTTCAACATGGCAGGCGAAGAGCGCATGGGCCGCGTGGCCGATTATGCGCGCGCCTTCGATATCGCCCGCGATGCGGGGCTTGGCCTGACCATCCATGCAGGCGAAGTCTGCGGCGCATTCAGCGTTGCCGACGCTCTGGATCTGGTCAAGCCGCAGCGTATCGGCCATGGCGTGCGCGCCATCGAGGATGCCGATCTCGTCAAGCGTCTTGCAGAGCTTGGCACGGTTCTGGAGGTCTGCCCCGGCTCCAATATCGCGCTCAATGTCTACCCGGATTTCGACAGCCATCCACTGAAGCGCCTGCGTGATGCGGGCGTGCGCGTCTGCATCAGTTCGGACGATCCACCCTTCTTCGCCACTTCGCTTGCGCAGGAATATGAGATTGCCCGCCATGCATTCGGCTTCACCGATGCCGAAATCAATGCCATGACACGCACGGCGCTCGAGGCAGTATTCGTGGATGAGGTGACCCGCCAGACGCTTCTGGCAAGGTTCGATGCATCGACACGAGTGTCAGCCTGA
- a CDS encoding phosphopentomutase: MARAFLLVLDSFGVGGAPDAEHYGDLGANTLGHIAEFCAAGAADREGLRSGPLKLPNMSALGLLKIAELASGDVPAGMPPPERIYGLHGCANEISKGKDTPSGHWEIAGTPVRFDWGYFSTEGDAFSPELVEAICEQGNVPGILGNCHASGTEIIARFGEELISSGKPICYTSSDSVFQIAAHETHFGLERLIALCEVVRKILDPLNIGRVIARPFVGETAATFTRTGNRRDFSVLPPEPTLLDRLVEMDRKVLAIGKIGDIYAHQGVSRVIKANGNDALMDATLEAMDEALNGDLVFTNFVDFDMNYGHRRDVAGYAAALEAFDARLPEIHRKMQPGDIALLTADHGCDPTWRGTDHTRERVPIMAFGPGIRERNIGIRSTYADIGESIAAHLSIPTGRHGRSFM, from the coding sequence ATGGCCCGCGCATTTCTTCTGGTTCTCGATTCCTTCGGCGTCGGCGGCGCACCGGATGCCGAACATTACGGTGATCTTGGCGCAAATACGCTCGGCCATATCGCGGAATTCTGCGCAGCCGGTGCGGCGGATAGAGAAGGACTTCGCTCGGGCCCGCTGAAGCTTCCGAACATGTCGGCGCTGGGCCTGCTGAAGATCGCAGAACTGGCAAGCGGCGATGTGCCCGCGGGGATGCCCCCGCCAGAGCGCATTTATGGCCTGCATGGCTGCGCCAACGAGATTTCCAAGGGCAAGGACACGCCGTCCGGCCATTGGGAAATCGCCGGAACGCCCGTTCGCTTCGATTGGGGTTATTTCTCAACGGAAGGCGATGCGTTTTCGCCGGAGCTGGTTGAGGCCATCTGCGAGCAGGGGAATGTCCCCGGCATTCTCGGCAACTGCCATGCATCCGGTACCGAGATCATCGCCCGCTTCGGTGAAGAACTTATCAGCAGCGGCAAGCCCATCTGCTACACATCGTCGGACTCGGTATTCCAGATCGCCGCCCACGAGACGCATTTCGGTCTGGAACGGCTTATCGCTCTCTGTGAAGTCGTCCGCAAAATCCTCGATCCCCTCAATATTGGCCGCGTCATTGCCCGGCCTTTCGTCGGAGAGACGGCAGCGACCTTCACCCGCACCGGTAACCGACGCGATTTCTCCGTACTTCCGCCAGAGCCGACGCTTCTCGACCGCCTTGTGGAAATGGACCGCAAGGTGCTCGCCATCGGCAAGATCGGTGATATCTATGCCCATCAGGGCGTGTCCCGCGTCATCAAGGCCAATGGCAACGATGCGCTGATGGATGCGACGCTGGAGGCCATGGACGAAGCGCTGAACGGCGATCTGGTTTTCACCAATTTCGTCGATTTCGACATGAATTACGGCCATCGCCGCGATGTCGCCGGTTACGCAGCGGCGCTGGAAGCCTTCGATGCCCGCCTGCCGGAAATTCACCGCAAGATGCAGCCCGGCGATATAGCGCTTCTGACCGCCGACCACGGCTGCGACCCGACATGGCGGGGCACGGACCACACCCGAGAACGCGTGCCGATCATGGCCTTCGGCCCCGGCATCCGCGAAAGAAATATCGGCATCCGCTCGACCTATGCCGATATCGGCGAGAGCATTGCCGCCCATCTTAGCATACCGACTGGCCGACATGGCAGGAGTTTCATGTGA
- a CDS encoding SURF1 family protein, with protein MQTSPKKRIRPAAIVVILMTVVLTAFLLALGTWQVKRLSWKLDLIAQVEQRAHAEPVSAPPPSNWGSLQDPSSYEYRRVSLTGTFHHQDEVQVYTVSDLGPGYWVLTPLQRDDGSLVIVNRGFVPSDKRDPSTRAEGEVPGIVTVVGLMRAPETGGLFLRTNDPQNDRWYSRNIAQIAEVRGLSNIAPFYVDADATPNPGGLPIGGKTMLTFPNNHLSYAITWYILAAMTVAAGWFVTRNLNSPRRPAEEE; from the coding sequence ATGCAGACATCTCCGAAAAAGCGCATCCGCCCCGCAGCCATCGTCGTCATTCTGATGACGGTCGTCCTCACCGCGTTTTTGCTGGCGCTCGGCACATGGCAGGTGAAGCGCCTTTCATGGAAGCTCGACCTCATCGCACAGGTGGAGCAGCGTGCCCATGCGGAGCCCGTCTCGGCACCGCCGCCATCTAATTGGGGATCGTTGCAAGACCCGTCCAGCTATGAATATCGCCGGGTGAGCCTAACGGGCACATTCCATCATCAGGATGAAGTGCAGGTCTACACCGTCTCCGATCTGGGGCCGGGCTACTGGGTGCTGACGCCGCTGCAGCGCGATGATGGCTCGCTTGTCATCGTCAATCGCGGCTTCGTGCCAAGCGACAAGCGCGATCCTTCTACCCGGGCAGAGGGAGAAGTGCCGGGCATCGTCACCGTCGTCGGCCTGATGCGCGCACCGGAAACCGGCGGCCTGTTCCTGCGCACCAACGATCCGCAGAATGATCGCTGGTATTCCCGCAACATTGCTCAAATCGCCGAGGTGAGGGGCCTGTCCAACATCGCACCATTCTATGTGGATGCGGATGCGACGCCGAACCCGGGCGGCCTCCCGATTGGCGGCAAGACCATGCTCACCTTCCCCAACAACCATCTTTCCTACGCCATCACATGGTACATTCTGGCGGCCATGACGGTTGCTGCGGGCTGGTTCGTAACGCGCAACCTCAATTCGCCCAGACGTCCTGCTGAAGAGGAATAG
- the cyoD gene encoding cytochrome o ubiquinol oxidase subunit IV encodes MASNAHTHDHDHGHGHGHNDHHHDSGEDHGSFKSYMIGFILSVILTAIPFWLVMGDVLQDRTTTVIVIMVFGVIQVFVHMIYFLHMNTKSQGGWTFMSLLFTLVVVMITLVGSLWVMYNMNKNMMPTMTMEQMKNLP; translated from the coding sequence ATGGCTTCGAACGCACACACACATGATCACGATCATGGCCACGGCCATGGTCACAACGATCACCACCACGATAGCGGTGAGGATCACGGTTCCTTCAAGAGCTACATGATCGGCTTCATCCTGTCGGTCATCCTGACGGCCATTCCATTCTGGCTGGTCATGGGTGACGTGCTTCAGGATCGCACCACCACCGTCATCGTCATCATGGTCTTCGGTGTCATCCAGGTCTTCGTGCACATGATCTACTTCCTGCACATGAACACCAAGTCGCAGGGCGGCTGGACCTTCATGTCGCTGCTCTTTACCCTCGTGGTGGTCATGATCACGCTCGTCGGTTCGCTCTGGGTCATGTACAACATGAACAAGAACATGATGCCGACCATGACGATGGAGCAGATGAAGAATCTGCCCTGA
- the cyoC gene encoding cytochrome o ubiquinol oxidase subunit III, translated as MAQASAHTADNAEKPVFYLKEDHHPENGTSLGFWLYLMSDCLIFATLFATYAVVGRSYAAGPSGADLFDLKLVAINTGFLLFSSITYGFAMLEAQKKKVNSTLLWLAITGIFGLAFLGLELYEFHHLIEEGAGPQRSAFLSAFFALVGTHGLHVTFGVIWLVTLMVQVKKFGLHAENMRRLTCLSMFWHFLDVIWIGVFSFVYLVGVL; from the coding sequence ATGGCTCAAGCATCTGCACACACCGCCGATAACGCGGAAAAGCCGGTCTTCTACCTGAAGGAAGACCACCACCCGGAAAACGGCACCTCGCTCGGTTTCTGGCTGTACCTCATGAGCGACTGCCTGATCTTCGCAACGCTCTTTGCAACATACGCCGTCGTCGGCCGCAGCTATGCGGCCGGTCCTTCCGGCGCGGACCTTTTCGATCTGAAGCTGGTTGCCATCAACACCGGCTTCCTGCTGTTCTCCTCCATCACCTATGGCTTTGCCATGCTGGAGGCGCAGAAGAAGAAGGTCAATTCGACACTTCTCTGGCTCGCCATCACCGGCATCTTCGGCCTCGCCTTCCTCGGGCTGGAACTCTACGAGTTTCATCACCTGATCGAAGAGGGCGCGGGTCCGCAGCGCTCGGCCTTCCTTTCGGCCTTCTTCGCGCTGGTCGGCACCCACGGTCTGCACGTCACCTTCGGTGTGATCTGGCTCGTGACGCTGATGGTTCAGGTCAAGAAGTTTGGCCTGCATGCGGAAAACATGCGCCGCCTGACATGCCTGTCCATGTTCTGGCACTTCCTCGACGTCATCTGGATCGGCGTCTTCTCGTTCGTCTATCTGGTTGGAGTTCTGTAA
- the cyoB gene encoding cytochrome o ubiquinol oxidase subunit I, producing MVATTDQTSFLLGKLTWESIPIHEPILIVTFIGVAFGGAAVLGLITYFRLWGYLWKEWFTSIDHKKIGIMYIILALVMLLRGFADAIMMRLQQAISSGGSEGYLNPHHYDQIFTAHGVIMIFFMAMPMITGLMNYVVPLQIGARDVSFPFLNNFSFWMTTAGAVITMISLFIGEYAQTGWLAYPPLSGIQGSPSVGVDYYIWGLQIAGVGTTLSGINLIVTIIKMRAPGMTMMRLPIFVWTSLCSNILIVASFPILTGTLALLTLDRYVGTNFFTNDLGGNPMMYVNLIWIWGHPEVYILVLPAFGIFSEIVATFSQKRLFGYTSMVYATAVITILAYVVWLHHFFTMGSGASVNAFFGITTMIISIPTGAKIFNWLFTMYKGRIKFDVPMLWTVGFMITFVIGGMTGVLLAVPPADFVLHNSLFLIAHFHNTIIGGVVFGVLAGIVYWFPKAFGYRLDPFWGKLSFWFWFIGFYVAFVPLYVLGLMGVTRRLSQFEDTSLQIWFVIAAFGAFLIALGIASFLISLVVSFFKREELRDVTGDPFHGRTLEWSTSSPPPAYNFAFTPVVHDVDAWADMKKRGAERPLEGFIPIHMPKNTGTGVIISAISVVLGFGLVWHIWWLAALSMLAIIVVSIAHTFNYNRDYYIPASDVTEVEAVRTKLLANQA from the coding sequence ATGGTCGCCACCACCGATCAAACGTCGTTCCTGCTAGGGAAGCTGACGTGGGAATCCATCCCAATCCATGAGCCCATCCTTATTGTCACCTTCATCGGGGTGGCTTTCGGCGGTGCCGCCGTACTCGGGCTGATCACCTATTTCCGTCTCTGGGGGTATCTCTGGAAGGAATGGTTTACATCCATCGATCACAAGAAGATCGGTATCATGTACATCATCCTGGCGCTCGTCATGCTGCTGCGCGGCTTTGCCGACGCCATCATGATGCGTCTCCAGCAGGCGATTTCCTCCGGCGGTTCGGAAGGTTATCTCAACCCGCACCATTACGACCAGATTTTCACGGCCCACGGCGTCATCATGATCTTCTTCATGGCCATGCCGATGATCACCGGTCTGATGAACTACGTCGTACCGCTCCAGATCGGCGCGCGTGACGTTTCCTTCCCGTTCCTCAACAACTTCTCCTTCTGGATGACGACCGCCGGTGCCGTGATCACCATGATCTCGCTGTTCATCGGTGAATACGCCCAGACCGGCTGGCTGGCCTATCCGCCGCTGTCGGGCATTCAGGGAAGTCCGAGTGTGGGTGTCGATTATTACATTTGGGGTCTGCAGATCGCCGGTGTGGGAACGACATTGTCGGGTATCAACCTGATCGTCACCATCATCAAGATGCGCGCACCGGGCATGACCATGATGCGCCTGCCGATCTTCGTCTGGACCTCGCTGTGTTCCAACATCCTGATCGTGGCATCCTTCCCTATCCTGACCGGTACGCTCGCACTTCTGACGCTTGACCGCTACGTTGGTACGAACTTCTTCACCAACGACCTCGGCGGCAACCCGATGATGTACGTCAACCTCATCTGGATCTGGGGCCACCCGGAAGTGTATATTCTGGTTCTGCCTGCTTTCGGTATCTTCTCCGAAATCGTCGCAACCTTCTCCCAGAAGCGCTTGTTCGGCTACACGTCGATGGTTTACGCGACCGCGGTCATCACCATCCTCGCCTATGTCGTCTGGCTGCACCACTTCTTCACCATGGGTTCGGGCGCCAGCGTCAACGCCTTCTTCGGCATCACCACCATGATCATCTCGATCCCGACGGGCGCGAAGATCTTCAACTGGCTGTTCACCATGTATAAGGGCCGCATCAAGTTCGATGTCCCGATGCTTTGGACGGTCGGCTTCATGATCACCTTCGTCATCGGCGGCATGACGGGCGTTCTGCTCGCCGTTCCTCCGGCAGACTTCGTGCTGCACAACTCGCTGTTCCTGATCGCGCACTTCCATAACACGATCATCGGCGGCGTCGTCTTCGGTGTTCTGGCCGGTATCGTCTACTGGTTCCCGAAGGCCTTCGGTTACCGTCTCGATCCGTTCTGGGGCAAGCTGTCCTTCTGGTTCTGGTTCATCGGCTTCTACGTCGCCTTCGTGCCGCTCTACGTGCTTGGCCTGATGGGCGTCACACGCCGCCTCAGCCAGTTCGAAGACACGTCGTTGCAGATCTGGTTCGTGATCGCAGCCTTCGGTGCGTTCCTGATTGCGCTGGGTATCGCGTCCTTCCTCATCTCGCTCGTCGTCAGCTTCTTCAAGCGCGAAGAGCTGCGTGACGTCACCGGCGATCCCTTCCACGGTCGCACGCTGGAATGGTCCACGTCTTCTCCGCCGCCTGCCTACAACTTCGCCTTCACGCCTGTCGTGCATGATGTCGATGCATGGGCGGACATGAAGAAGCGCGGCGCAGAGCGTCCGCTGGAGGGCTTCATCCCGATCCATATGCCGAAGAACACCGGCACGGGCGTCATCATCAGCGCCATCAGCGTCGTTCTCGGTTTCGGTCTGGTATGGCACATCTGGTGGCTTGCAGCCCTCAGCATGCTCGCGATCATCGTGGTCTCGATTGCGCATACCTTCAACTACAATCGCGACTATTACATTCCGGCATCGGATGTAACGGAAGTCGAAGCAGTCCGCACGAAGCTGCTGGCAAATCAGGCTTAA